A section of the Phaseolus vulgaris cultivar G19833 chromosome 8, P. vulgaris v2.0, whole genome shotgun sequence genome encodes:
- the LOC137826771 gene encoding putative E3 ubiquitin-protein ligase RING1b isoform X1, which produces MENRRMAVNGEQKLSPRNQKIPLADSNVQNMATLLTPRFKSAAAMAGWDEETLLLASLIVEDTPDRDSKHKRRSLLNSKSPSTNSSRKRRARRTSQKPIPVILDLNAEETPVKDSGRKKKEERVCVDNEGSKVGGGDGDESKEKTRSAPSSSSALPFIDKLRDELSCAICLEICFEPSTTPCGHSFCRKCLRSAADKCGKKCPKCRQLISNGRSCSVNTVLWNTIQLLFPQEIEARKAAGSLNGRQQAQNLSPETAFYANLRSTSIQPSGGASSRNMNSRRSVAITSTQEDEDAALARRLQREIDEQSPGTSRSRPRMRTRRGVSTSQHEDAALALRLQREEFIQTFRGGSQEQTIRLPSSTFARANLRAMASRAVNLRTNDRRR; this is translated from the exons ATGGAGAACAGAAGAATGGCAGTCAACGGAGAACAGAAACTTAGCCCCAGAAACCAAAAGATCCCATTAGCAGATTCCAATGTCCAAAACATGGCGACCCTTTTAACCCCAAGGTTCAAATCTGCAGCTGCTATGGCTGGTTGGGATGAAGAGACACTGTTATTGGCCAGCCTCATCGTTGAGGACACACCAGATAGAGATTCCAAGCACAAGAGACGCTCTCTTTTGAATTCCAAATCTCCATCCACCAACTCTTCAAG GAAACGTAGAGCTCGGAGGACTTCACAAAAACCAATCCCTGTAATTCTTGATCTTAATGCAGAAGAAACTCCCGTAAAAG ATAGtgggagaaagaagaaagaagaaagggttTGTGTTGATAATGAGGGAAGCAAAGTAGGAGGAGGGGATGGGGATGAGTCGAAAGAGAAGACTCGGAGCGCTCCTTCTTCTAGTTCTGCTCTACCCTTCATTGATAAACTTAGGGACGAGCTTTCCTGTGCT ATTTGTTTGGAAATATGCTTTGAGCCAAGTACCACTCCTTGTGGTCACAG CTTCTGTAGAAAATGTCTACGATCTGCTGCAGACAAGTGTGGCAAAAAGTGCCCCAAATGCAGGCAATTAATAAG CAATGGACGATCATGTAGTGTGAACACTGTCCTCTGGAACACAATTCAGCTTCTGTTTCCCCAAGAAATTGAGGCAAGAAAAGCAGCTGGCTCCTTGAATGGTCGCCAACAAGCTCAAAATCTGAGTCCAGAAACAGCATTCTATGCTAACCTAAGGAGTACAAGCATACAACCTTCTGGTGGGGCATCAAGCAGAAACATGAATTCAAGGAGGAGTGTGGCAATAACATCAACACAGGAGGATGAGGATGCTGCATTGGCTAGAAGGTTACAGAGAGAAATAGATGAACAAAGCCCGGGAACAAGTCGAAGTCGACCAAGAATGAGGACAAGAAGAGGGGTTTCTACTAGCCAACATGAGGATGCAGCTTTGGCTCTGAGGTTGCAGAGAGAAGAGTTCATCCAAACTTTTAGAGGGGGCAGCCAGGAACAGACTATTAGGCTACCTTCATCAACATTTGCTAGAGCAAATTTGAGGGCTATGGCATCTAGAGCCGTCAATCTTAGGACTAATGACAGAAGAAGATAA
- the LOC137826771 gene encoding uncharacterized protein isoform X2 produces MENRRMAVNGEQKLSPRNQKIPLADSNVQNMATLLTPRFKSAAAMAGWDEETLLLASLIVEDTPDRDSKHKRRSLLNSKSPSTNSSRARRTSQKPIPVILDLNAEETPVKDSGRKKKEERVCVDNEGSKVGGGDGDESKEKTRSAPSSSSALPFIDKLRDELSCAICLEICFEPSTTPCGHSFCRKCLRSAADKCGKKCPKCRQLISNGRSCSVNTVLWNTIQLLFPQEIEARKAAGSLNGRQQAQNLSPETAFYANLRSTSIQPSGGASSRNMNSRRSVAITSTQEDEDAALARRLQREIDEQSPGTSRSRPRMRTRRGVSTSQHEDAALALRLQREEFIQTFRGGSQEQTIRLPSSTFARANLRAMASRAVNLRTNDRRR; encoded by the exons ATGGAGAACAGAAGAATGGCAGTCAACGGAGAACAGAAACTTAGCCCCAGAAACCAAAAGATCCCATTAGCAGATTCCAATGTCCAAAACATGGCGACCCTTTTAACCCCAAGGTTCAAATCTGCAGCTGCTATGGCTGGTTGGGATGAAGAGACACTGTTATTGGCCAGCCTCATCGTTGAGGACACACCAGATAGAGATTCCAAGCACAAGAGACGCTCTCTTTTGAATTCCAAATCTCCATCCACCAACTCTTCAAG AGCTCGGAGGACTTCACAAAAACCAATCCCTGTAATTCTTGATCTTAATGCAGAAGAAACTCCCGTAAAAG ATAGtgggagaaagaagaaagaagaaagggttTGTGTTGATAATGAGGGAAGCAAAGTAGGAGGAGGGGATGGGGATGAGTCGAAAGAGAAGACTCGGAGCGCTCCTTCTTCTAGTTCTGCTCTACCCTTCATTGATAAACTTAGGGACGAGCTTTCCTGTGCT ATTTGTTTGGAAATATGCTTTGAGCCAAGTACCACTCCTTGTGGTCACAG CTTCTGTAGAAAATGTCTACGATCTGCTGCAGACAAGTGTGGCAAAAAGTGCCCCAAATGCAGGCAATTAATAAG CAATGGACGATCATGTAGTGTGAACACTGTCCTCTGGAACACAATTCAGCTTCTGTTTCCCCAAGAAATTGAGGCAAGAAAAGCAGCTGGCTCCTTGAATGGTCGCCAACAAGCTCAAAATCTGAGTCCAGAAACAGCATTCTATGCTAACCTAAGGAGTACAAGCATACAACCTTCTGGTGGGGCATCAAGCAGAAACATGAATTCAAGGAGGAGTGTGGCAATAACATCAACACAGGAGGATGAGGATGCTGCATTGGCTAGAAGGTTACAGAGAGAAATAGATGAACAAAGCCCGGGAACAAGTCGAAGTCGACCAAGAATGAGGACAAGAAGAGGGGTTTCTACTAGCCAACATGAGGATGCAGCTTTGGCTCTGAGGTTGCAGAGAGAAGAGTTCATCCAAACTTTTAGAGGGGGCAGCCAGGAACAGACTATTAGGCTACCTTCATCAACATTTGCTAGAGCAAATTTGAGGGCTATGGCATCTAGAGCCGTCAATCTTAGGACTAATGACAGAAGAAGATAA